CCAAGAAACTTGGGGTCAACTGGAGAGGCCCAATACCCTTACCAACAAAGAAACTAAAGGTAGTTACAATGAAAACTCCTTGTGGAGATGGGACAGGTCATGGAAATGCCACATTTGATAGATGGCAGATGAAAATCCACAAGAGGATAATAGATATGCAAGCCGATGATAGGGCTCTTAGACAGATTTTAAGGGTTCAAGTTCCACAAGGGATACACATTCAAATAAAATTAAAGGGTTAGAGATCGAAGTCAAATTTTTCTACCTTTTATTAAAAAATTCTAGAAAATTTGGATTGTGTGCCAGTAAAAAATGGAATATTATTAATAGATTTCAATCAAAAAAACCAAATCCTGATCTCACTGAAATTATACTCAACTTCCACTTCTTGTATAACCAACCATACTCCTTACTCTCTTTAGATTTCTTGTAAAATCTGTAACCTATTAAACCCAAAATAACGGCAACCACTAAAAAAATTATTAGATTGGTTGTGGTCCTTTTCTTTCTCATCAAATCACTTTCTTTGTTTTCAACTCTCTGTTTAAGATCATTGACCCCACTTTCTATTTCTTGATAAACACTGTAAGCCTCGTCTATTTCACCCCTTTCATACAAATCCTGAACATCTACTATTTTT
This is a stretch of genomic DNA from Candidatus Aenigmatarchaeota archaeon. It encodes these proteins:
- the rpsJ gene encoding 30S ribosomal protein S10 — encoded protein: MQMARIKLSGRDPKQINEVCEEIISVAKKLGVNWRGPIPLPTKKLKVVTMKTPCGDGTGHGNATFDRWQMKIHKRIIDMQADDRALRQILRVQVPQGIHIQIKLKG